The genomic interval ACGACATAGGTTATAAGACATTGAGAAAAACCATAATTCGTCAAAACAGGGGAATTTTTATGAGTTCAAAGTTATTGATAATCATTACGAATTTGATCCTTCTGGCGGGTCTGGCCCTGAATGCGGTCGCCCAGGAACCCCAACCGGGACCACTTTTACCGGAAAACAACCAGGAACTTCCGCCACGGACCGGCTATCGACCGCCGCGGGTAAATCTTTCGCATCTGACCGGCCAGTATGCGGTCGGCAAAATCGCGGAAGGACCGGTCCCGGAGCGCTGGGACTGGCGTGAACAGGGTCGGGTAACCCCGGTCAAAAACCAGGGCTCCTGCGGTTCCTGTTATGCTTTCGCCTCAATTGCCAATGTTGAATCCCGAATTTATATTGATGACACGGTCGCCTATGATCTTTCGGAAAATAACGCCAAGGAATGCAATTTCTACGATCGCAGTTGTGACGGCGGGAATTTTTATGATATGGCCTGTCTTTACTCCCAGAAAGGTACGGTGCTGGAATCATGCGATCCTTATTCGGCCTCCGATGTTTCCTGTAATACCGGTTGCGAATATGTTGCCACATTACTTGATTGGAATATAATTTGCGCCGGAACGGCCGCTTCCACAGCAACATTAAAGGATATCATTTACAACTACGGCCCGGTTTATACCACTCTCTACGCCGGTAACGGCGACGCCTGGGGTAGTGACTATAATGTTTACGATGGCTCATACACCTTGTATTATGATGGAACCGAAGCCACCAACCATGCCGTTTTAATCGTCGGCTGGGACGATACCCTGACTCATGCGGGAGGAACCGGCGGCTGGATTGTCAAAAACAGCTGGGGAACGGGCTGGGGTGGAACCTGCGGTTATGGAACCGAGGGCGGGTATTTTAAAATTGCCTACGGTTCGGCCGGGATCGGTCAATATTCGTCATTCTGCAGTGACTGGCAGGAATATGATGAAACCGGGGAAATCCTCTACTATGATGAAGCCGGCTTCTCCAATTACTGGGGATATGGCAGTACTACCGGCTGGGGTATGTGTAAATTCCAGCCTGCGGCCGATTTCGATCTGGCCCGGGTGGAATTCTGGACGACCGATATCACCACCGACATCGATATTTATGTATATGATTCCTACAATCCCGGGACACGGACCCTGAGTGATCTTCTCACCCAGAAGCTGAATGTCAGCTACGATTATGCCGGTTACCATTCAGTGGCTCTTGATTCGATTTTCGAAATCACATCTGGTAACGACTTCTATGTAGCCGTCAAAATCACCAACAGCAGTTTCAACTACCCCATTGTGGCCGATCAGGACGGTACCAATGAAACCGGGACGACCTTCTTGAGTTCCAACGGCAGTAATGGCTCCTGGACTGATATGGGGGTCAGTTATGGCGATGATATCGCTATTCGGGTTCGGACCGGAACGATTTTGGTGCTTGATGCCGACGATAACCAAAATCCGGTTCCGAATCATTGCGGCTTGGGGCAGAACCATCCCAATCCCTTCAACGCCGCCACGACGATCAGCTATTCGCTGGAAAACAGGTCAAAAGTGGAAATTTCGGTGTTCAATATCCTTGGTCAGAATATCCGAAACTTGGTCGATGAGGTTAAGGCGGCCGGGAATTACACGGTTATATGGGATGGTCGCGATGCCAGCGGCCGGGGTGTGGCCACCGGAATCTATTTCTACCAGCTTATCGCCGGAGATTATATTGAAACCCGGAAAATGATTCTCCTTAAATAATCGCTTTTCGGGAATACTCTTTAAACCGGGCTGTAAATACGGCCCGGTTTTTTATTGTAATTGATCGGATCCGATTCCATTCACAACTGGCGGAAAAAACTTGCCACGCCTCCCGACGAATCATACCTTTTAACGGTGACCAATATTGAAGGCATTACCAAATAACCAGATATGAGGCATCCTATGGCGGATATGTTTTCGGAAAATAGAACCATCACCCGACAGAAACGAACCCGGCCGGATAAAAATCTATTTCATCCGGATGATTCCTATATCAGAGACAATACCATCAAGCTGGATATTTCTTATATCCTCAATCCCGTTAATAACCATTCATTCATCACGCATGAAGAACTCGACCGCATGGCTACGGAGGTGGTCAAGAAACACCAAATGTTAAAGGCGGGCGGAGGTGACTGCCGGGATGGCGATATCTCCATGCTCGGCTGGCAATCGCTTCCCGATGAAATTACGACAGCTCATCTCGATGAAATCGCCGCGGCGGTCAAGGAGCTTTCGGGTAAGGTCGATGTTTTCGTATCGCTCGGAATCGGCGGCTCGTATCTCGGCATCGAGGCCACTATCAAGTCCCTGACGCACACTTATTTCAATCAACTCACCCGGGAACAGCGCGGCGGCGCTCCGGAGGTATATTTCCTGGGACAGAACACCGATCCGGACTTTTTCCGCGACACATTCGACATGATAGCCGGTAAACGAATCGGTATCAATGTTATCTCCAAATCCGGCACCACTACCGAAACGGCCATTGCCTTTCGGATTCTTCGCGAATACCTGGAAAAAAACGCGGGCGACAGAGCATCGGAGTATATCATTGCCACCACCGATGCCAATAAGGGGGCGCTTCGAAAACTCACCGGGCAAAAGGATTACAAATCCTTTATCGTGCCTGACAACATCGGCGGACGGTTTTCGGTTTTAACCGATGTCGGTCTGGTGGGGTTGGCTATGGCCGGAATTAATATCTATGAATTCGTGGCCGGTTTCAGGAATATGAAATATCTGACCGACCATGATGATTTCTGGACCAATCCGGCTCTGGTTCATGCCGCGATTCGCCATCTGGCTCATCAAAAGGGTAAAAAAATCGAAGTGGTGGCGACCAATTCGGCCGCGATTTATCAGTTGACGCGCTGGATGGAGCAACTTTTCCCCGAAAGCGAGGGACATCGGGGATATGGCCTGTGGGTTTCACCTTCGATGTATTCTGAAAAACTGCATGCCAACGGACAGATGGTGCAGGATGGGGAACGCAATATTATCGAGACATTTCTCAGGCTGTTAGAAAGTGATAATACCGTCGCCATTCCATCGGACCCCGACAATCTCGATGGTCTTAACTACCTGCCGGATAACAGGCGGGATATGAATTTTATCAACGGACTGGTTATTGATGGACCGGCCTATGCTCATTTTACCGGCGGGGTACCCAATATGACTCTAACCATCTCCCGCCGCAATGCGTTCAATATCGGCCAGTTTTATTACCTGATGGAACGTTCGGTGGCGCTGTCGGGTTACCTGGCGGGGCATAATCCATTCATCCAGCCGGGAGTCGAAGCATACAAGAAGGCGATGTTTGCGCTGGCGGGAAAACCGGGGAATGAAAAAAGCGGTCAGAGCATCCGCGAGTCTATCGGTAATATGGATGAATTTATAATTTGAGTCATTGTGTCTAATACAATATAACAGAAAAACGGCGGGATATTAAGCCCGCCGTTTTTTGTTTTATCGGTTTTTGTAGATTTATTTGAAAGTCGCCAGCAGAATTCCGGCGGCTACTGCCGAGCCGATCACACCGGCAACATTGGGCGCCATGGCATGCATAATCAGGAAATTACTTGGATCTTCCTTGGCTCCCACCATCTGGCACACCCGGGCCGAGTCGGGAACTGCGGAAACTCCGGCGGCGCCGATAATAGGATTGATTTTATTTTTCATAAACAGGTTCATCAACTTGGCAAAGGCGACTCCGGCCGCGGTGGCAATACAGAACGAACCGGCCCCTAACCCGAAAATCTTGATCGAATCGGGCGTCAGAAACCGGCTGGCATCGGTCGAGGCTCCCACGGTCAGGCCGAGCAGAATCGTTATAATATCGATAAAAGCGGTCCGGGCGGTGGCCGCCAGACGTTCGGTCACCATGCTTTCTTTCAGCAGGTTGCCGAAAAAGAGAAAACCGAGCAGATTAATCGACCCTGGAGCGATAAAGCCGGTGATAAGAAAAGCGAGGATCGGAAAGATAATCCGGAGTTTTTTGCTGACCGGCCGGTTTGGTTTCATTCTGATCAGGCGCTCTTTCTTCGTTGTCAGCAATTTGATAATCGGTGGTTGTATGACCGGCACCAGCGCCATATACGAATAAGCCGAAACGGCAATAGCACCCAACAGTTGCGGGGCCATTTT from Candidatus Zixiibacteriota bacterium carries:
- a CDS encoding sodium ion-translocating decarboxylase subunit beta, encoding MDIIIEFLKTGAFANFTWGNFCMLAVGCIFIYLGVAKDYEPLLLVPIGFGMLVGNIPLASGLGIGIYEDGSGGGQASVMSILYKGVTQGWYPPLIFLGIGAMTDFSCMLSSPRLILLGAAAQTGIFITFIGAIMLGFSYTDAASIGIIGGADGPTAIFLSSKMAPQLLGAIAVSAYSYMALVPVIQPPIIKLLTTKKERLIRMKPNRPVSKKLRIIFPILAFLITGFIAPGSINLLGFLFFGNLLKESMVTERLAATARTAFIDIITILLGLTVGASTDASRFLTPDSIKIFGLGAGSFCIATAAGVAFAKLMNLFMKNKINPIIGAAGVSAVPDSARVCQMVGAKEDPSNFLIMHAMAPNVAGVIGSAVAAGILLATFK
- a CDS encoding T9SS type A sorting domain-containing protein, with product MSSKLLIIITNLILLAGLALNAVAQEPQPGPLLPENNQELPPRTGYRPPRVNLSHLTGQYAVGKIAEGPVPERWDWREQGRVTPVKNQGSCGSCYAFASIANVESRIYIDDTVAYDLSENNAKECNFYDRSCDGGNFYDMACLYSQKGTVLESCDPYSASDVSCNTGCEYVATLLDWNIICAGTAASTATLKDIIYNYGPVYTTLYAGNGDAWGSDYNVYDGSYTLYYDGTEATNHAVLIVGWDDTLTHAGGTGGWIVKNSWGTGWGGTCGYGTEGGYFKIAYGSAGIGQYSSFCSDWQEYDETGEILYYDEAGFSNYWGYGSTTGWGMCKFQPAADFDLARVEFWTTDITTDIDIYVYDSYNPGTRTLSDLLTQKLNVSYDYAGYHSVALDSIFEITSGNDFYVAVKITNSSFNYPIVADQDGTNETGTTFLSSNGSNGSWTDMGVSYGDDIAIRVRTGTILVLDADDNQNPVPNHCGLGQNHPNPFNAATTISYSLENRSKVEISVFNILGQNIRNLVDEVKAAGNYTVIWDGRDASGRGVATGIYFYQLIAGDYIETRKMILLK
- a CDS encoding glucose-6-phosphate isomerase codes for the protein MADMFSENRTITRQKRTRPDKNLFHPDDSYIRDNTIKLDISYILNPVNNHSFITHEELDRMATEVVKKHQMLKAGGGDCRDGDISMLGWQSLPDEITTAHLDEIAAAVKELSGKVDVFVSLGIGGSYLGIEATIKSLTHTYFNQLTREQRGGAPEVYFLGQNTDPDFFRDTFDMIAGKRIGINVISKSGTTTETAIAFRILREYLEKNAGDRASEYIIATTDANKGALRKLTGQKDYKSFIVPDNIGGRFSVLTDVGLVGLAMAGINIYEFVAGFRNMKYLTDHDDFWTNPALVHAAIRHLAHQKGKKIEVVATNSAAIYQLTRWMEQLFPESEGHRGYGLWVSPSMYSEKLHANGQMVQDGERNIIETFLRLLESDNTVAIPSDPDNLDGLNYLPDNRRDMNFINGLVIDGPAYAHFTGGVPNMTLTISRRNAFNIGQFYYLMERSVALSGYLAGHNPFIQPGVEAYKKAMFALAGKPGNEKSGQSIRESIGNMDEFII